The following nucleotide sequence is from Catillopecten margaritatus gill symbiont.
ATCGACGAAGTAATCGAGATGCCTCTTTCCTTCTCCATCTCCATCCAATCAGAAGTTGCATGGGTGCTGGCCTTTCTCGCCTTCACACTGCCCGCTGTTTTAATCGCACCCGCATACAAAAGCAGTTTTTCAGTTACCGTGGTTTTCCCTGCATCAGGGTGGGAGATAATCGCAAAAGTGCGCCTTTTAGAGACTTCACTCATGTAGCCACAATTCCTTAACTTTCCTTTGTAACTCCTTAACAGTCGGTCTTTCTAGTTCGCAGCCTTGATTGTGTCGAACTGTAAAGTTGTCAGGATCAATGATGGCGCCAATTATTTTTAAGTCATGTGCATTCTTACAGGATAAATACACCTCTGCCGCTGTTGTGCTGACAATTGTGAATATACCTAAATTAGGCACAGACTCTGCAGGCATTGAGTTAATGTTAAGAACGGTTGCTTTACGAATGCGATGTCGTATTCTTTCGATAACAGCAGTTATTTCTGTACGAATTTTTTTGTTTATTCCCGACTGTTCAAGGTAATAAATATTGGCAGAAAGCCCTTTGTTTTTATCTACAAGTGTCTCATTTTTAGTTGTTATTTGTTTTCTTTCCTGTGCAAGCATTTTATTTTCATTTTCTATCTTGCTTTGCTTTTCCATAAGCGCCTTTATTTTAGCCATCATCTTATCTTTTTCTTTGGAGAGCGCTTTATTTCTAGCTATTATTTGGCTTTGTTCTGCTGCCAATGCCTTGCCTTCTTGTTTAAGCACCTTGTACTTTTCCACTATGCCATTGCCATTATTAAACAGTGCAACAATGGGTAGGCGGGAAAGCGAATCATACAAGGTATTGTGGGTGGTAGCGCTAATAAGTGTGGCCACATTTAAAGCGAGTAGTGAAAGTATCGTGCTAATAAGGAGTATTTTTTTCATAGTATTTTTTTAATGATGAGTTCTATGCCCACTTGAATAATGCCTTTGGCACATTCTGAGCAAGTAGGTAATCCATAAACATATAAAGTAGTACCATCTAACGAAGTACCTGAATAAGTAGCATTATAGATTGCATTCATCTCAGCGTGTACTACAAATTTGTATTTAGAAACTTCGTTCATAATCCAATTTTACTTTTTATTTCTTTAATGGTAGGAACTTGTAAACCACAAACTTTATCACTTTGATTATTGGGGTTATTGGGGTTAACTATATTATTGATTTTATCCAAGTCTTTCATATTCTCACAAGATAAATAGACTTCCATCCCTGCTGCTGTTAAAATTGTTACAATACCTAAAATAGGGACAGATTCTGCAGGTATTGTAGCAACACCAGTTATGGCGATTTTTGCAGTACGATTCCGTATTCTATTGACAATAGAGGGTATTTTTTTGTGAACATTTATAAAACCTTTGTTTATAATTCTAAGTTCCTTCATTTCTTTTTTCTGTTTCTTTATAAGAGCCGTATTTTTCAGTTCAGATGTTTTGTGCTTTGTTTTTATGCTGTTATCAAATAAGGAAGGAATAGGTACATGTGAAAGCAAACTGTATAAAGCATTGTAGGCAGTGGCACTCACAATGGTCGCTACATTCAAACTAAGTAGCGAAAATACCAATCCAATAAGAAACACTCTTTTAGCTGTTTTCATTTTATTTTTTTGATGATGAGTTCAACGCCAGCCTCATCAAACATAGCTTTTGAAAGTTTGACGCTGTCATTCCAATTATCCAGTTCCTTGGATTTTTCGATAATGACTTTTTTAATACCGACTTGGATAATGCCTTTAGCACATTCTGAACAAATCGGCAAACCGTGGACATATAAGGTCGCACCATCGAGTGAAGTGCCTGAATAAGTGGCGTTATAAATCGCATTCATTTCGGCATGAACCACGAATTTATATTTGGTTTCTCTGTCGTTATAACGCGCTTTGGCGTCATCAATACCACGAGGGAAACCGTTAAAACCTTGGGATAACACTTCTTTTTTACTGCCAACTGTTACCGCACCGACTTGCGTAGAGGGGTCTTTTGACCAAGAGGCAATCTCCTTGGCAAGGCTTAAATAGCGTTCGTCCCATTTCGTTAACTGGCTCATCGTATCTTAATAGATACCAAAGCAACCAAAACTAAAACCAAAGTAATCATCCAAAAACGCACGATGATTTTTGGTTCAGACATACCTTTTTTCTCATAGTGATGATGAAGTGGCGCCATTAAGAAGATGCGTGTTTGGGTGCGTTTGTACCAAGCCACCTGAATAATAACTGACAGTGTTTCAGCAACGAAGATACCACCCATAATAAACAGCAAAATCTCTTGACGAACGATAATAGCAATAACCGCTAAAATTGCACCCAATGCCAATGAGCCGACATCACCCATAAACACATCAGCGGGATAGGTGTTAAACCATAAGAATCCTAATCCAGCACCAATCAATGCAGCAGAAACCACAAACATTTCACTGGCAGCCGGCATAAAGGGCATGTGTAAGTATTCGGCAAAGCTGTAGTTGCCACTGATATAAGCAAAAACCGCAAGTGCGCCGAGAATTAATACAACGGGCATAATTGCCAAGCCGTCCAGTCCATCAGTTAGGTTGACCGCGTTAGAGCTACCAACAATGACAAAATAGGAAAAAATTGCCAAACCAATTGTGCCTAAAGGTATGGATAAGTCTTTGAAGAAAGGAATAAGCAAGTCAGTGGAAATGGGTTGCTGTGAATTGCTCACCAGCCAAATACCAATACCAATCGCGCCCAAAGACTGTGCTAAATATTTTTGTCTGGCACTTAGTCCGTCGGAAGATTTTTTCTTGATTTTTAGGTAATCATCAGTAAAACCAATTCCGCCAAAAATTAGCGCAGTAACAACAACAATCCAAAGGTAAGTATTGTGTAGGTTACCCCAAATTAACACGCTACTGATAAAAGAGAATAGGATCAATATACCGCCCATAGTTGGCGTGCCTGCTTTAGCCAAATGCGATTCTGGTCCATCATCACGCACTACCTGTTCAATTTGGTGTCGTTGTAACCGATTGATAAAGAGACGGCCAAAAGCCAAGCTGATAAATAATGCCATCAACATCGCCAAA
It contains:
- the mraY gene encoding Phospho-N-acetylmuramoyl-pentapeptide-transferase: MFLEILNFLTQFDPGFNVLQYLTTRAILAMLMALFISLAFGRLFINRLQRHQIEQVVRDDGPESHLAKAGTPTMGGILILFSFISSVLIWGNLHNTYLWIVVVTALIFGGIGFTDDYLKIKKKSSDGLSARQKYLAQSLGAIGIGIWLVSNSQQPISTDLLIPFFKDLSIPLGTIGLAIFSYFVIVGSSNAVNLTDGLDGLAIMPVVLILGALAVFAYISGNYSFAEYLHMPFMPAASEMFVVSAALIGAGLGFLWFNTYPADVFMGDVGSLALGAILAVIAIIVRQEILLFIMGGIFVAETLSVIIQVAWYKRTQTRIFLMAPLHHHYEKKGMSEPKIIVRFWMITLVLVLVALVSIKIR